A region from the Vicia villosa cultivar HV-30 ecotype Madison, WI linkage group LG3, Vvil1.0, whole genome shotgun sequence genome encodes:
- the LOC131659113 gene encoding LEAF RUST 10 DISEASE-RESISTANCE LOCUS RECEPTOR-LIKE PROTEIN KINASE-like 1.2, with product MYTILYEYGDLPNSYFTPSFQIPFEVIGCYIDGKFHSRYVVSSSKLTDFNAVNCKHSITVPRKKKSLPNKSRVMEGILVQGFEVRWNIGTVLGKTGTWNLKKKIIIGKLPDGREVAVKRLFKYGVNNEQQFLNEINILARTFHRNLILLYGCTSLKSRRALVVYEYVPNGPLSDHLHGDKATPNKLPWNIRMRIAVETTDALNHLHASHIIHRDIKTSNILLDAEYHVKVDDFGLSRLFPKDQSHGLTIPQRTSGYVDPEDNRTNALTYKSDVFNFGVVLIELITSLRAYDRNRKDDGVNLFDTDSMVKQMINGVAELALSCLQSSGDMRPTMESVLQCLQSFKDVKEIQPQVAGSSSPNDEIVLLNNDLA from the exons TATATCGACGGAAAATTTCATAGTAGATACGTAGTTTCAAGTTCTAAATTGACTGATTTTAATGCGGTGAACTGCAAGCATAGTATCACAGTACCTAGAAAAAAGAAATCTTTGCCAAACAAATCACGCGTTATGGAGGGTATTTTAGTCCAAGGATTTGAGGTGAGATGGAACATTGGAACGGTGTTGGGAAAGACAG GAACAtggaatttgaaaaagaaaatcatCATTG GAAAACTACCAGATGGGCGTGAAGTGGCAGTGAAAAGGCTTTTTAAATACGGCGTCAATAATGAACAACAATTTCTTAACGAAATAAATATACTAGCAAGAACTTTTCATCGTAATCTCATCTTATTATATGGTTGCACATCACTCAAAAGTCGTCGTGCTTTGGTTGTCTACGAGTATGTTCCTAATGGACCTTTGAGTGATCATCTTCATGGTGATAAAGCAACACCTAATAAACTTCCTTGGAACATTAGGATGAGGATTGCCGTGGAGACAACAGATGCATTGAACCATCTTCACGCTTCTCATATCATTCATAGGGATATTAAAACGAGTAATATTCTCTTAGATGCCGAATACCATGTTAAAGTAGATGATTTTGGACTTTCGCGCCTCTTTCCTAAAGATCAAAGTCATGGTTTAACAATTCCACAACGGACATCAGGCTATGTAGATCCCGAGGACAATCGAACTAATGCACTTACTTACAAAAGTGATGTGTTCAATTTTGGAGTGGTGTTGATTGAACTCATAACATCTTTGCGTGCTTATGATCGCAACAGAAAGGATGATGGTGTCAATCT TTTTGATACAGATTCCATGGTAAAGCAAATGATTAATGGGGTTGCCGAGTTAGCACTTTCTTGTCTCCAAAGTTCCGGTGATATGAGACCGACAATGGAATCTGTGCTCCAATGTTTACAAAGTTTCAAGGATGTGAAAGAAATCCAACCTCAAGTAGCCGGCAGTTCTAGCCCAAATGATGAAATAGTGTTGCTGAATAATGATCTAGCTTGA